In Paenibacillus sp. FSL M7-0420, a single genomic region encodes these proteins:
- a CDS encoding GntR family transcriptional regulator, protein MTSKKEIMAYLKQEILSLELKPGAMISETALSERFQLSRTPIRDVLKQLSLEQYVDIYPKKGNLVSYIDLESVEQIIYLRNVLEKEIMKSLAGNIPLKGLHELRDNLAQQQKCIEQAEGAEVFLQLDDQFHRTMFGLAGREFLWGVLQQFNVHYIRYRKLHMLKDEKLAAIQQEHQQLLDYIVQGDSAGIDELLHHHLRADIDSKNLQEHFAMYIKK, encoded by the coding sequence ATGACTTCCAAAAAAGAAATAATGGCCTACCTCAAGCAGGAGATTCTCTCCCTTGAGCTGAAGCCGGGGGCGATGATCAGTGAGACGGCTCTGTCCGAGCGCTTCCAGCTGTCGCGGACGCCGATCCGTGATGTGCTGAAGCAGCTGTCCCTGGAGCAATACGTCGATATTTATCCCAAAAAAGGCAATCTCGTATCCTACATAGACCTGGAGTCCGTGGAACAGATTATCTACCTGCGCAATGTGCTGGAGAAGGAGATTATGAAATCGCTGGCCGGGAATATCCCGCTGAAAGGGCTGCATGAGCTGAGGGACAACCTTGCGCAGCAGCAGAAGTGTATTGAGCAGGCGGAGGGAGCGGAGGTGTTCCTGCAGCTCGATGACCAGTTCCACCGCACGATGTTCGGCCTGGCCGGGCGTGAGTTCCTGTGGGGTGTGCTCCAGCAGTTCAATGTGCACTACATCCGCTACCGCAAGCTGCATATGCTGAAGGACGAGAAGCTGGCGGCGATTCAGCAGGAGCATCAGCAACTGCTGGATTATATCGTGCAGGGGGACAGCGCGGGGATCGACGAGCTGCTGCACCACCATCTGCGGGCGGATATCGACTCCAAGAACCTCCAGGAGCATTTCGCCATGTATATCAAAAAATAG
- the uxuA gene encoding mannonate dehydratase, translated as MNMTWRWYGEGNDNITLDHIRQIPGVMGIVWSLHHKVAGEVWEMEDIQKVADQITAKGFSTAVVESVNVHDDIKIGLPSRDKYIDIYIDTIRKLAKVGVKVICYNFMPVFDWTRTELYKELPDGSNALFYEKAAITDNPREMVDRILKGAGQFTMPGWEPERLAKLDELFAAYADVTEDKLFDNLKYFLERIIPVCEEVDIKMAIHPDDPAWPIFGLPRIIRSRDTIRRFLDMVDSPYNGLTFCTGSLGTNPENDLPAMIREFSDRIYFAHIRNVKVFENGDFIEVSHRGRDGSVDVAEVVKAYHESGFTGYVRPDHGRHLWGEEKNCRPGYGLYDRAMGIMYLLGVWDSLENVKGAK; from the coding sequence ATGAATATGACATGGAGATGGTACGGCGAGGGCAATGACAACATCACTCTTGACCACATCCGTCAAATTCCGGGCGTTATGGGCATCGTCTGGTCGCTGCACCACAAGGTGGCCGGTGAGGTCTGGGAGATGGAAGACATCCAGAAGGTGGCCGATCAAATCACAGCCAAGGGCTTCAGCACAGCGGTTGTTGAAAGCGTCAACGTTCATGATGATATCAAAATCGGACTGCCGTCCCGCGACAAATACATTGACATCTATATCGATACGATCCGCAAGCTGGCCAAGGTTGGCGTCAAGGTCATCTGCTACAACTTCATGCCGGTGTTCGACTGGACCCGTACCGAGCTGTACAAGGAGCTGCCGGACGGCTCGAATGCCCTCTTTTATGAAAAGGCTGCCATTACCGACAATCCGCGTGAGATGGTAGACCGCATCCTGAAGGGTGCCGGACAATTCACGATGCCGGGCTGGGAGCCGGAGCGGCTGGCCAAGCTGGATGAGCTGTTCGCGGCGTATGCTGACGTTACCGAGGATAAGCTGTTCGACAACCTGAAGTATTTCCTGGAGCGTATCATTCCGGTGTGTGAAGAAGTAGATATCAAAATGGCAATTCACCCGGATGATCCGGCCTGGCCGATCTTCGGACTGCCGCGCATTATCCGCAGCCGCGATACGATCCGCCGCTTCCTGGACATGGTGGACAGCCCGTATAATGGCCTGACCTTCTGTACCGGATCGCTTGGAACGAACCCGGAGAATGATCTTCCGGCGATGATCCGCGAGTTCAGTGACCGGATTTATTTTGCCCATATCCGTAATGTGAAGGTGTTCGAGAACGGCGACTTCATTGAGGTATCCCACCGGGGCCGTGATGGCAGCGTAGATGTTGCAGAGGTTGTTAAGGCGTATCATGAGAGCGGCTTCACCGGTTATGTGCGTCCGGACCATGGCAGACATCTCTGGGGCGAGGAAAAGAACTGCCGTCCGGGATATGGCCTCTACGACAGAGCGATGGGTATCATGTATCTGCTCGGCGTATGGGACAGCCTGGAGAATGTCAAGGGGGCCAAGTAA
- a CDS encoding alpha-glucuronidase family glycosyl hydrolase, whose product MRQQSGNEYAAQYDSGYNAWLSYPKLQQGPLYKQYAKWCGAVSVTEAGETIQAALQEWTRGIASLLGLEAVSKPQPEDFGVAFGTFTGDHPLIQGVFDDKTVQAVGAEGFAIRTSQSLKCIAVGASSQAGVLYGVFHLLRLIASGKDIENLDEIVNPVNSLRMINHWDNFDGSVERGYSGRSFLYENNQFTKDMDRITDYARLMSTAGINAIAINNVNVHALETLFISTYLPDVARIADIFRIYGIRLFLCVNFAGPMHEGEVGTADPLDAGVQEWWKSRAADIYAAIPDFGGFVVKADSENRPGPFTYGRNHADGANMLAEALEPYGGIVIWRCFVYNCKQDWRDRKTDRARAAYDHFKPLDGQFHDNVILQIKNGPMDFQVREPVSPLFGALERTNHVIEFQIAQEYTGQQRHVCYLVPQWKEIMEFDTQAKGGPAPVKRIVDGSLWGNRLSGIAAVSNVGNDRNWTGHLLAQANLYGFGRLAWNPELSAEEIAAEWIALTFGTDTAVAGVISRILLDSWEIYESYTSPLGVGWMINPEHHYGPNVDGYEYSMWGTYHYADHQGIGVDRTVNTGTGYSAQYMGSNAVRYDSLEECPDELLLFFHHVPYTHVLHSGKTVIQHIYDTHFEGAERAEGLLDAWGGLKGSIADGLYTQVEERLKGQAAHAKEWRDQINTYFYRKSGIADALGRTIY is encoded by the coding sequence ATGAGACAACAATCCGGGAATGAGTATGCTGCACAATATGACAGCGGATACAATGCGTGGCTAAGCTATCCTAAGCTTCAGCAAGGCCCCCTATATAAGCAATATGCGAAATGGTGCGGGGCGGTATCCGTTACAGAAGCCGGGGAGACCATCCAGGCTGCACTTCAGGAATGGACAAGAGGCATTGCCTCGCTATTGGGCCTTGAAGCCGTCTCCAAGCCGCAGCCGGAAGATTTCGGTGTGGCCTTCGGCACCTTCACGGGTGATCATCCGCTGATCCAGGGCGTGTTCGATGACAAGACCGTCCAAGCTGTAGGAGCAGAAGGGTTCGCCATCCGAACCAGCCAGTCCCTGAAATGCATCGCTGTAGGGGCTTCCTCCCAGGCAGGTGTGTTATACGGCGTCTTCCATCTGCTGCGCCTGATTGCCAGCGGCAAGGACATTGAGAATCTGGATGAAATAGTGAATCCTGTGAATTCGCTGCGGATGATTAATCACTGGGATAATTTCGACGGCAGCGTGGAGCGCGGCTATTCCGGCAGATCCTTCCTGTATGAGAATAACCAGTTCACGAAGGATATGGACAGAATTACAGACTATGCGCGGCTGATGTCTACCGCCGGCATTAACGCGATAGCGATCAACAACGTGAACGTTCATGCGCTGGAGACCTTGTTTATCTCCACCTATCTGCCGGATGTGGCAAGAATCGCCGACATCTTCCGCATCTATGGCATCCGCCTGTTCCTGTGCGTGAACTTTGCCGGACCTATGCACGAAGGGGAAGTGGGTACGGCAGATCCGCTGGATGCAGGCGTGCAGGAATGGTGGAAGTCGAGAGCCGCCGACATCTATGCTGCTATTCCCGATTTCGGCGGCTTCGTGGTCAAGGCTGATTCGGAGAACCGTCCCGGCCCGTTCACTTACGGGCGGAATCATGCAGACGGGGCCAACATGCTGGCGGAAGCCCTGGAGCCTTACGGCGGCATCGTGATCTGGCGCTGCTTTGTATACAACTGCAAGCAGGACTGGCGTGACCGCAAGACGGACCGGGCCAGAGCGGCGTATGACCATTTCAAGCCGCTGGACGGCCAGTTCCATGATAACGTCATTCTGCAGATCAAGAACGGCCCGATGGATTTCCAGGTCAGAGAGCCTGTATCTCCGCTCTTCGGCGCCCTGGAACGGACGAACCATGTGATCGAATTCCAGATCGCCCAGGAATATACCGGACAGCAGCGCCATGTCTGCTATCTCGTTCCGCAGTGGAAGGAGATTATGGAATTCGATACGCAGGCCAAGGGCGGCCCGGCCCCTGTTAAGCGGATCGTTGACGGATCGCTGTGGGGCAACCGCCTGAGCGGGATTGCGGCGGTATCCAATGTGGGCAATGACCGCAACTGGACCGGCCACCTGCTGGCTCAGGCGAATCTCTACGGCTTCGGGCGTCTGGCCTGGAATCCTGAGCTGAGTGCGGAGGAGATTGCGGCCGAATGGATCGCCTTGACATTCGGCACGGACACAGCGGTTGCCGGAGTGATCAGCCGGATTCTGCTGGACTCCTGGGAGATCTATGAGTCATATACGTCGCCGCTTGGCGTAGGCTGGATGATCAATCCCGAGCATCACTACGGCCCGAATGTGGACGGCTATGAATATTCAATGTGGGGCACCTACCACTATGCCGATCATCAGGGCATCGGGGTAGACCGTACCGTGAATACCGGTACCGGCTATAGCGCACAGTACATGGGCAGCAACGCCGTACGTTATGATTCGCTGGAGGAATGCCCGGATGAGCTGCTGCTGTTCTTCCATCATGTGCCGTACACTCATGTGCTGCATTCCGGCAAAACCGTGATCCAGCATATCTACGATACGCATTTCGAAGGTGCAGAGCGCGCCGAAGGGCTTCTGGACGCATGGGGCGGACTGAAGGGCAGCATCGCAGACGGCCTGTACACTCAGGTGGAGGAACGCCTTAAGGGACAGGCGGCTCATGCCAAGGAATGGCGTGACCAGATTAATACGTATTTCTACCGCAAGAGCGGAATTGCAGATGCATTAGGCCGGACCATCTACTAA
- a CDS encoding mannitol dehydrogenase family protein produces MLSLSRSSIADREAWEAAGVELPQFDFAAVAQNTLAKPEWVHFGAGNIFRGFVANAHQKLLDSGKADTGIIAAETFDFEMIDKVYQPYDNLTLLVLMNAAGDFQKRIVSSIVEGITADKTREADYSRLTEIFENPSLQMASFTITEKGYSLTGPDGQYLGIVQKDIAGGPEHPVHAMSIVASFAYKRYLKGQYPMTFVSMDNCSHNGDKLKNGMVTIAKEWAAKGFVEEGFVAYLENEQKITFPLSMIDKITPRPSESVQAALLEQGIGGMDVIVTSKNTYTAPFVNAEISEYLVIEDKFTNGRPALEAAGVIFTDRDTVNNVETMKVTTCLNPLHTALAVTGCLLGYTLIADEMKDATLRKLVETIGYKEGLPVVVDPGILSPKQFLDEVLQERFANPFIPDTPQRIATDTSQKVGIRFGETIKSYIRREDLDPSQLTAIPLAIAAWCRYLLGVNDEGAAFTLSSDPLLESLQARLAGITLGADAAKAAGVRAVLEDQAIFGVDLYAAGLGGTIEDMFTEMLAGPGAVRATLEKYTA; encoded by the coding sequence ATGCTGAGTCTGAGCAGAAGCAGCATCGCGGACCGGGAAGCCTGGGAAGCCGCAGGGGTAGAGCTGCCGCAGTTCGATTTCGCAGCGGTAGCGCAGAATACGCTTGCGAAGCCGGAGTGGGTTCACTTCGGGGCAGGCAATATCTTCAGAGGCTTCGTGGCGAATGCGCACCAGAAGCTGCTGGACAGCGGCAAGGCCGATACCGGCATCATCGCCGCCGAGACCTTCGACTTCGAGATGATCGACAAGGTCTACCAGCCTTATGACAATCTGACTCTGCTGGTGCTGATGAATGCGGCGGGCGACTTCCAGAAGCGGATCGTCAGCAGCATCGTCGAAGGCATCACTGCAGATAAGACGCGGGAAGCGGATTACAGCCGCCTGACTGAGATTTTCGAGAATCCCAGCCTGCAGATGGCGAGCTTCACGATTACGGAGAAGGGCTATTCGCTGACCGGTCCTGATGGACAGTACCTTGGCATCGTGCAGAAGGATATCGCCGGAGGACCGGAGCATCCGGTTCACGCCATGAGCATCGTGGCATCCTTCGCCTACAAGCGTTACCTGAAGGGCCAGTATCCGATGACCTTCGTCAGCATGGACAATTGCTCGCATAACGGCGACAAGCTGAAGAACGGTATGGTTACGATCGCCAAGGAATGGGCCGCTAAGGGTTTTGTAGAGGAAGGGTTCGTAGCCTATCTGGAGAATGAGCAGAAGATTACCTTCCCGCTGTCCATGATCGACAAAATCACCCCGCGCCCGTCCGAATCCGTCCAGGCAGCATTGCTGGAGCAGGGCATCGGCGGCATGGATGTGATCGTCACCTCCAAGAACACGTACACTGCTCCCTTCGTTAATGCGGAGATCAGCGAGTATCTGGTCATTGAGGATAAGTTCACCAACGGACGTCCGGCACTCGAAGCAGCCGGTGTGATCTTCACGGACCGCGACACGGTCAATAACGTGGAGACGATGAAGGTAACCACCTGCCTCAACCCGCTGCATACGGCGCTGGCAGTAACCGGCTGTCTGCTCGGCTACACGCTGATTGCCGATGAGATGAAGGACGCCACACTTCGCAAGCTCGTGGAGACCATCGGCTACAAGGAAGGCCTGCCGGTTGTCGTTGATCCCGGCATCCTGAGTCCGAAGCAATTCCTGGACGAGGTGCTGCAGGAACGGTTCGCCAACCCGTTCATCCCGGACACTCCGCAGCGGATCGCTACGGATACCTCGCAGAAGGTCGGCATCCGCTTCGGCGAGACGATCAAGTCGTATATCCGCCGGGAAGATCTGGACCCGTCGCAGCTGACTGCCATACCGCTGGCTATCGCTGCCTGGTGCCGGTACTTGCTCGGCGTGAACGACGAAGGCGCTGCGTTCACGCTCAGTTCCGACCCGCTGCTGGAATCGCTGCAAGCGCGGCTTGCGGGAATTACACTGGGCGCGGATGCTGCGAAGGCCGCTGGCGTGCGCGCGGTGCTGGAGGACCAGGCCATCTTCGGCGTGGACCTGTACGCCGCCGGACTTGGCGGGACTATCGAGGACATGTTCACTGAGATGCTGGCGGGTCCGGGTGCGGTAAGGGCTACGCTGGAGAAGTACACGGCCTGA
- a CDS encoding glycoside hydrolase family 43 protein → MSRNLIHNPILRGFHPDPSICRAGDDYYIATSTFEWFPGVRIHHSRDLVNWRPLTYALTRSSQLNMEGDPDSGGIWAPCLTYDNGLFYLIYTDVKSRQGAFKDTPNYLVTAENIEGPWSEPVYLNSSGFDPSLFHDEDGRKWLVNMLWDHRTGRNSFAGIVLQEYSVEEQRLVGPVTPIYKGTELALTEGPHLYRKDGWYYLITAEGGTQYNHAVTVARAKQIEGPYETAPVNPLLTSAGNPELALQKAGHASLVETQTGEWYMVHLCGRPVKDNYCNLGRETAIQRVIFTEEGWLALFGGGNTPALTVEGPDLPAHPFTPAAPRDDFEAPQLDVRWSTLRVPADESWLSLQERPGYLRLRGRESMSSMHRQSLVALRQQAFRCSAETSVDFEPEHFQQMAGLIVYYDTKDYLYLRITHDEVLGRTLGLIRSKDGVYEDTLTPEVPLPPGVSVALKVVIDGELAQFYYKVGESSWEKIGPALEIYHLSDDFPAYIRFTGTFIGMCAQDLSGTLHPADFDYFEYLEQE, encoded by the coding sequence ATGAGCCGAAATCTGATTCATAATCCGATTCTGCGCGGATTTCATCCGGACCCGTCGATCTGCCGGGCTGGAGATGACTACTACATTGCTACTTCAACCTTTGAATGGTTCCCCGGCGTGCGGATTCATCATTCGCGCGATCTGGTGAACTGGCGGCCGCTGACGTATGCGCTGACCCGCAGCTCGCAGCTCAATATGGAAGGGGACCCGGATTCCGGGGGCATATGGGCGCCCTGCCTCACGTACGATAATGGACTCTTTTATCTGATCTATACCGATGTCAAAAGCCGTCAGGGCGCCTTCAAGGATACGCCGAACTATCTGGTAACTGCAGAGAATATTGAAGGCCCTTGGTCCGAGCCTGTGTACCTGAACAGCAGCGGCTTCGACCCTTCGCTGTTCCATGATGAAGACGGACGCAAATGGCTGGTCAACATGCTGTGGGATCACCGCACCGGGCGCAACAGCTTCGCAGGTATTGTGCTCCAGGAATATTCGGTGGAAGAGCAGCGCCTGGTCGGACCGGTTACTCCGATCTACAAGGGAACAGAGCTGGCCCTAACCGAAGGCCCGCATCTGTACCGCAAGGACGGCTGGTATTATCTGATTACCGCTGAGGGCGGTACGCAGTATAACCATGCGGTGACCGTAGCCCGCGCGAAGCAGATTGAAGGTCCTTACGAGACCGCTCCCGTTAATCCGCTGCTGACCTCTGCCGGTAATCCCGAGCTTGCGCTGCAAAAAGCAGGCCATGCCAGTCTGGTAGAGACGCAGACCGGCGAATGGTACATGGTCCATCTGTGCGGCCGTCCCGTGAAGGACAACTACTGCAATCTGGGCCGGGAGACGGCGATTCAGCGCGTCATATTCACAGAAGAGGGCTGGCTGGCCCTGTTCGGGGGCGGGAATACTCCAGCGCTGACCGTGGAAGGCCCGGATCTTCCGGCCCATCCTTTTACACCAGCGGCTCCGCGTGACGACTTCGAGGCTCCGCAGCTGGATGTCCGCTGGAGCACCCTGCGGGTGCCTGCGGATGAGTCCTGGCTCTCGCTTCAGGAGCGTCCCGGCTATCTGCGCCTGCGGGGCAGAGAATCCATGAGCTCCATGCACCGCCAGAGCCTGGTGGCCCTGCGCCAGCAGGCCTTCCGTTGCAGCGCCGAGACCTCGGTGGACTTCGAGCCGGAGCATTTCCAGCAGATGGCCGGCCTGATCGTCTATTACGATACGAAGGATTACCTCTATCTGCGGATCACGCACGATGAAGTCCTTGGCCGAACTCTGGGACTCATCCGCTCCAAGGATGGAGTCTATGAAGACACTCTGACGCCTGAAGTGCCGCTGCCTCCCGGAGTAAGCGTAGCACTTAAGGTCGTCATCGACGGCGAGCTCGCCCAGTTCTACTACAAGGTTGGTGAATCCTCCTGGGAGAAGATCGGGCCGGCCCTGGAAATCTACCATCTGTCCGATGACTTCCCGGCCTACATCCGCTTCACCGGCACCTTCATCGGCATGTGTGCCCAGGATCTCAGCGGAACGCTGCATCCGGCGGATTTTGATTACTTTGAATATCTGGAGCAGGAGTAG
- a CDS encoding YjhG/YagF family D-xylonate dehydratase, with translation MKLTVQEIMKEDIIEAVPVHTAAEGPAGQLPITGEVLRNAPSGEIFGMTQNAGMGWNPLLLNRPQYLILGTMGGIRREDGTPLALGYHTGHWEIGVMMEEIAEELTANEGIPFAGYVSDPCDGRSQGTTGMFDSLPYRNDAAIVLRRLIRSLPTRKGVLGVATCDKGLPAMLLALAGMHKLPGIIVPGGVTLPPVEGEDAGKVQSIGARYSNGELSLEEAADLGCRACATPGGGCQFLGTAATAQVIAEALGMALPHSALSPSGQPIWKNIGRQSARALQHLDQNGIVMSDILTDQSIQNAMVLHAAFGGSTNLLLHLPAIAHAAGLKVPTVEDWNRVNRMVPRLVSVLPNGPVPHPTIRVFLAGGVPEVMLHLRKLGLLDESVLTVTGRTLGENLDWWESSQRRTELRQRLLEADGVDPDSVIMSPEEAKRQGMASTMTFPVGNLCPEGAVIKSAAIDPAVLDSEGVYRHTGRVKVFTTERAAIRSIKLGMVHAGDILAVIGRGPSGTGMEETYQLTSALKHLPYGKYVTLITDARFSGVSTGACIGHMGPEALAGGPLGKLRDNDWVEVRIDTVTLEGSVNLVGEGDEPLTKEAGTLILASRTPHPGLAVDPGLPEDTRLWAALQAASGGTWKGCIYDTDKIIALLEAGRQALEEK, from the coding sequence ATGAAATTGACCGTACAAGAGATTATGAAGGAAGACATCATTGAAGCTGTTCCGGTACATACCGCTGCGGAAGGTCCGGCAGGCCAGCTGCCGATCACCGGGGAGGTGCTGCGGAATGCACCGAGCGGAGAGATTTTTGGGATGACACAGAATGCCGGGATGGGCTGGAATCCGCTGCTGCTGAACCGGCCCCAGTACCTGATTCTCGGAACGATGGGCGGCATCCGCCGTGAGGACGGCACTCCGCTGGCGCTCGGATATCATACCGGCCACTGGGAGATCGGCGTGATGATGGAGGAGATTGCGGAGGAGCTCACCGCGAATGAGGGGATTCCGTTCGCCGGTTATGTCAGTGATCCCTGTGACGGCCGTTCCCAGGGCACCACAGGCATGTTCGATTCCTTGCCTTACCGTAATGATGCGGCCATCGTGCTGCGGCGGCTGATTCGTTCACTCCCTACCCGCAAGGGTGTGCTTGGCGTAGCTACCTGCGACAAAGGCTTGCCCGCCATGCTGCTGGCCCTTGCCGGTATGCATAAGCTGCCGGGAATTATCGTCCCCGGCGGCGTAACCCTTCCGCCGGTGGAGGGAGAAGACGCAGGCAAGGTGCAGAGCATCGGGGCACGGTACAGCAACGGAGAGCTGTCCCTCGAAGAAGCGGCAGATCTCGGCTGCCGGGCCTGCGCAACCCCGGGCGGCGGTTGTCAGTTCCTCGGTACGGCGGCTACCGCCCAGGTCATTGCAGAGGCGCTGGGTATGGCGCTGCCGCACTCGGCACTGTCCCCTTCGGGCCAGCCGATCTGGAAGAATATCGGCCGCCAGTCGGCCCGGGCTCTTCAGCATCTGGATCAGAACGGAATTGTCATGAGCGACATTCTGACAGATCAGTCGATCCAGAATGCGATGGTGCTGCACGCTGCCTTCGGCGGCTCCACGAATCTTCTGCTGCATCTGCCGGCCATCGCCCATGCCGCCGGGCTGAAGGTTCCGACTGTCGAGGACTGGAACCGGGTGAACCGGATGGTACCGCGTCTTGTCAGCGTACTGCCGAATGGTCCGGTACCGCACCCGACCATCCGGGTGTTCCTGGCCGGGGGCGTTCCTGAGGTCATGCTGCATCTGCGCAAGCTGGGACTGCTTGACGAATCTGTACTCACGGTTACGGGCCGGACACTGGGCGAGAATCTGGACTGGTGGGAGAGCTCACAGCGCCGGACGGAGCTGCGCCAGCGGCTGCTGGAAGCGGACGGCGTAGACCCGGATTCCGTGATCATGAGCCCGGAAGAGGCCAAGCGCCAGGGCATGGCGTCCACCATGACTTTTCCGGTCGGCAATCTCTGCCCGGAAGGCGCAGTCATCAAATCGGCCGCGATCGATCCTGCCGTTCTGGACAGCGAGGGTGTCTATCGCCATACCGGACGAGTGAAGGTGTTCACCACAGAGAGAGCCGCTATCCGCAGCATCAAGCTGGGCATGGTCCATGCCGGGGATATTCTGGCTGTCATCGGCCGCGGGCCGAGCGGGACCGGGATGGAGGAGACCTACCAGCTCACCTCGGCGCTCAAGCATCTGCCCTACGGCAAATATGTCACGCTGATCACGGATGCCCGTTTCTCCGGCGTATCCACCGGTGCCTGTATCGGCCACATGGGTCCGGAAGCGCTGGCTGGCGGCCCGCTCGGCAAGCTGCGCGATAATGACTGGGTGGAAGTGCGGATCGATACGGTGACTCTGGAAGGAAGCGTGAATCTGGTAGGTGAGGGAGATGAGCCGCTGACCAAGGAAGCGGGAACGCTGATCCTGGCTTCGCGGACTCCGCATCCGGGCCTGGCGGTCGACCCGGGCCTGCCGGAGGATACCCGTCTGTGGGCTGCACTTCAGGCAGCCAGCGGCGGAACCTGGAAGGGCTGTATCTACGACACTGACAAAATCATTGCCTTACTGGAAGCAGGACGGCAAGCATTGGAGGAGAAATGA
- a CDS encoding AraC family transcriptional regulator, whose translation MVAAFEPPVPGQSLSETIIPDVKTTLNLFGMHLRKVSGEWDYPQHAHPQYEFNYVLEGEQLLTVNNHSYLQRAGDLVLLRPGDIHSSRSGNGGAFTYFCIHFDIDDKLFISLLSRLNHVLFTSESNVANRLGPLLSRLVEISTSGSGSITISQRMRLQSAVFELFAQLWEVFSLEADNSSPGTYERIELAHQIRSRLQSLVYQQFTQEVPYDSHYGVDDIAAELGISPSHCYRVFRQVFGLSPRVYLSEQMLHEAKVLLDDHSLSVSQISGLLGYRDIAHFSRQFKRWSGQSPREYREGRS comes from the coding sequence TTGGTTGCAGCTTTTGAACCGCCGGTCCCGGGGCAAAGCCTTAGTGAAACGATTATCCCGGATGTGAAAACCACGCTCAACCTGTTCGGCATGCATCTGCGCAAGGTGAGCGGGGAATGGGATTATCCGCAGCACGCCCATCCCCAATATGAATTCAATTATGTGCTTGAAGGAGAGCAGCTGCTCACGGTCAACAACCACAGCTACCTTCAGCGCGCCGGGGATCTGGTCCTCTTGAGACCGGGCGATATCCACTCCAGCCGCAGCGGAAACGGCGGGGCCTTCACCTATTTCTGTATCCATTTCGATATCGATGACAAGCTGTTCATCTCCCTGCTCAGCCGGCTGAATCATGTATTGTTCACCTCAGAGAGCAATGTGGCCAACCGGTTAGGACCGCTCCTCAGCAGGCTGGTGGAGATTTCCACCTCCGGCTCCGGCAGCATCACGATCTCCCAGCGCATGAGGCTGCAGTCTGCCGTCTTCGAGCTGTTCGCCCAGCTCTGGGAGGTCTTCTCCCTGGAGGCTGACAATTCCTCCCCGGGCACTTATGAGCGGATCGAGCTGGCCCACCAGATCCGCAGCCGCCTCCAGAGCCTGGTCTATCAGCAGTTCACGCAGGAGGTGCCCTATGACAGTCATTATGGCGTTGACGACATCGCCGCTGAGCTGGGGATCAGCCCCTCACACTGCTACCGGGTCTTCCGACAGGTATTCGGCCTCTCCCCCCGCGTCTACCTGTCGGAGCAGATGCTGCATGAAGCCAAGGTACTGCTGGATGACCACAGCCTGAGCGTCAGCCAGATCTCCGGCCTGCTCGGCTACCGCGATATCGCCCATTTCAGCAGACAGTTCAAGCGCTGGAGCGGCCAGTCACCGCGGGAATACCGCGAGGGCAGGAGCTAG